A single genomic interval of Mucilaginibacter robiniae harbors:
- the gcvH gene encoding glycine cleavage system protein GcvH: MNFPANLKYTKDHEWIRVEGTEAYIGITEFAQRELGDIVYVDINTIGQEVSQEDVFGTVEAVKTVSDLFMPVTATVQEVNAMLDSQPELVNTDPYGDGWMVKITLTDPTEVDSLLSADDYQLLIGA; this comes from the coding sequence ATGAATTTTCCGGCCAATTTAAAATACACGAAAGATCACGAATGGATCAGGGTTGAAGGAACTGAAGCCTATATAGGCATTACTGAATTTGCCCAGCGCGAATTAGGTGATATCGTTTATGTCGATATCAACACTATAGGGCAGGAGGTAAGCCAAGAAGATGTATTTGGTACAGTTGAAGCTGTTAAAACAGTATCAGACTTGTTTATGCCGGTAACTGCTACCGTGCAGGAAGTTAACGCCATGCTGGATAGCCAACCGGAGCTGGTAAATACTGATCCTTATGGTGATGGCTGGATGGTTAAAATTACCTTAACCGACCCAACTGAGGTAGATAGCTTATTATCGGCCGACGATTACCAATTACTAATAGGCGCTTAA
- a CDS encoding DUF4142 domain-containing protein, with amino-acid sequence MKKLSFVCMMALSACMFQACKGPSNDSTANADSANHTKDTSTNALNTGGIAVAEDDSKFAVDAANGGMAEVELAKVAQAKATNPQVKSFADMMIKDHTKANDELMALAKTKNITLPTTLGNDEQKVMTDLNQKKGADFDKAYVSDMVDDHKKDVDLFEKASKDSKDADLKAFATKTLPVLKMHLQTIEGIQKSMK; translated from the coding sequence ATGAAAAAATTAAGTTTCGTTTGTATGATGGCTTTATCAGCCTGTATGTTTCAGGCTTGTAAAGGTCCGAGCAATGATAGCACTGCCAATGCCGATAGTGCTAACCACACTAAAGATACCTCAACCAACGCTTTAAACACTGGTGGTATTGCTGTAGCAGAAGATGATTCAAAGTTTGCAGTTGATGCAGCTAATGGCGGTATGGCAGAAGTTGAACTGGCTAAAGTAGCACAAGCTAAAGCTACCAACCCTCAAGTTAAAAGCTTTGCTGATATGATGATTAAAGATCATACTAAAGCTAATGATGAATTAATGGCTTTAGCTAAAACCAAAAATATTACACTGCCAACTACTTTAGGTAATGATGAGCAAAAAGTAATGACTGATCTGAACCAGAAAAAAGGAGCTGATTTTGATAAAGCTTATGTAAGCGACATGGTTGACGATCACAAGAAAGACGTTGATCTGTTTGAGAAAGCTTCTAAAGACAGTAAAGATGCTGATTTAAAAGCCTTTGCTACTAAAACGTTGCCAGTGTTGAAAATGCACCTGCAAACTATTGAAGGCATTCAAAAAAGCATGAAATAA
- a CDS encoding dihydrofolate reductase family protein, protein MRKVILNLAVSLDGYIEGPNGEYDWCFTDEDYGMSDFFSTVDTIFMGRKSYELIAGLEEQSFPGMKIVVFSDTLTADLELSNVSLINSANFIDEVKAILSQPGDNIWLFGGATLLSSFLEHKLVSEFWLSIHPVVLGGGKPLFQAVQDRLNLMLTDTQTYPSGLVQLRYVPKPEFDYSLLQNDFTDSELKSSLGL, encoded by the coding sequence ATGAGAAAAGTAATATTGAACCTGGCCGTGAGCCTAGATGGCTATATTGAAGGCCCAAATGGTGAATACGATTGGTGTTTCACCGATGAGGATTATGGCATGTCTGACTTTTTTAGCACTGTTGACACCATTTTCATGGGCCGCAAAAGTTATGAACTGATTGCCGGGCTAGAGGAGCAAAGCTTTCCGGGCATGAAAATAGTTGTATTTTCTGACACGTTAACTGCCGATCTAGAACTATCCAACGTTAGCCTTATCAATAGTGCCAACTTTATTGATGAGGTAAAAGCTATACTATCACAGCCCGGCGATAATATTTGGCTTTTTGGCGGAGCTACCTTGTTATCATCATTTTTAGAACACAAACTTGTTAGTGAATTTTGGCTTTCCATACATCCGGTTGTATTAGGCGGCGGCAAACCATTGTTTCAGGCCGTACAAGATCGTCTTAATTTAATGCTTACCGATACCCAAACTTACCCTAGTGGTCTTGTTCAGCTCCGGTATGTGCCCAAACCTGAATTTGACTACTCACTTCTGCAAAATGACTTTACAGATTCAGAGTTAAAAAGCAGCTTAGGGCTGTAA
- a CDS encoding lactate utilization protein B, with amino-acid sequence MSSTAEKFSAESAAQAFNLPKRDVLQENLQTQENAIGLGTYQLANLATAKRKAHVIKWRAIENLDKLLPEFEANFQRRGGKVIWANDAEEARQEILNIIQRVDAKTVIQSRNIVTSEIDLKPALQNEQVELLSANIGEFIVDLLGQKPTHLVKPGMHLSAETIAQLFHERFGLPAQATPEQITKKARELLRNKFIQADVGITGADFLITDTGSIALSENEGDARLTTSFPKIHIAIAGIEKLVPSLTDLDLFWPMLATHSTGQGLMRYNTIISGPRRATETDGPDEMYIILLDNGRTNLLAQKEQRQGLYCIQCGACLNVCPVYQTIGGAVYNTTYNGPIGSVITPHTQGMDEFKHLSYASTLCGACTEVCPVKIDLHKMLLLNRRDAVKENLVPKKEVWGWTAWKRVMQSRKLTDFLGTGIKNFFLKTFFKDSWGQRRELPQVAEKSFAQRWAEQKSQPED; translated from the coding sequence ATGAGCAGCACTGCCGAAAAGTTTTCCGCTGAATCAGCCGCACAGGCGTTTAATTTGCCTAAACGGGATGTGTTGCAGGAGAATCTGCAAACTCAGGAAAATGCTATTGGGCTGGGCACTTATCAACTAGCTAATTTGGCAACGGCCAAGCGCAAAGCGCACGTTATTAAATGGCGGGCCATAGAAAACCTGGATAAGTTGTTACCAGAGTTTGAAGCCAATTTTCAGCGGCGGGGCGGCAAAGTAATATGGGCTAACGATGCAGAAGAAGCCCGGCAAGAAATACTCAACATCATACAACGTGTTGACGCTAAAACAGTCATCCAATCGAGAAATATTGTTACCAGCGAGATTGATTTAAAGCCGGCATTACAAAATGAACAAGTAGAACTACTGTCGGCTAACATTGGTGAGTTTATAGTAGATTTATTAGGGCAGAAACCCACACACTTGGTTAAACCAGGCATGCACCTTTCTGCCGAAACCATTGCCCAACTATTTCATGAACGCTTTGGCTTACCAGCCCAAGCTACACCAGAACAAATTACAAAAAAAGCCCGCGAGTTGCTTCGCAATAAATTTATACAGGCCGATGTAGGCATTACGGGCGCTGATTTTTTAATAACAGATACGGGCAGCATAGCCTTAAGTGAAAATGAAGGCGACGCCCGCTTAACTACCAGTTTCCCCAAAATACATATCGCTATAGCAGGTATTGAAAAACTGGTTCCCTCATTAACCGACCTAGATTTATTTTGGCCCATGCTGGCTACACACAGTACCGGGCAGGGGCTAATGCGTTATAACACCATCATCAGCGGTCCGCGACGGGCAACCGAAACTGATGGGCCCGATGAGATGTACATTATCTTGCTGGATAACGGGCGCACCAACCTACTGGCGCAAAAAGAACAGCGACAAGGCTTGTACTGCATTCAGTGCGGAGCTTGTTTAAACGTATGCCCAGTATATCAAACCATTGGTGGGGCCGTTTACAACACCACTTACAATGGCCCTATTGGTTCTGTAATCACCCCACACACGCAAGGTATGGATGAGTTTAAACACCTCAGTTACGCTTCAACTCTTTGCGGGGCCTGTACCGAGGTTTGTCCGGTAAAAATTGATCTGCATAAAATGTTGCTTCTTAACAGGCGCGATGCAGTAAAGGAGAACCTGGTTCCTAAAAAAGAAGTATGGGGCTGGACGGCCTGGAAACGCGTAATGCAAAGCCGCAAATTGACCGACTTTTTAGGCACAGGCATTAAAAACTTCTTTTTGAAAACCTTTTTTAAAGATTCGTGGGGGCAACGCCGTGAATTGCCACAGGTGGCTGAAAAATCTTTTGCACAACGTTGGGCCGAGCAGAAAAGCCAACCCGAAGATTAA
- a CDS encoding M28 family peptidase, whose protein sequence is MKKTLLCTAALTAAVGAFAQKNATAVKYAQVITAEDAKKQLSVIASDAMEGRETGKPGADRAANYLAGEYKKIGLLPANKGSYFLDVPLTNTAFTFKSFMVNGHELAYGKDYVAMGGSGTKTIKANEVVFAGYGTEAEVTNADLTGKVVLIIGEPKPGTQTTADPRQRANFGSQALRSKNPALILLVGNVRPGMTGKVSERLALKRNEETASAPRQGMARPLMLTITPAVADQLLKSSGKTFEQLKAASAETTTAQTIKADVSADYATEVKDAKAVDIVAYMPGSDPKLKDEVLVFSAHYDHIGMLPEGTPGDRINNGADDDGSGTTGILEIARAFAQAKKDGKGPRRTLLFLGNVGEEKGLLGSEYYSEHPVFPLANTVTDLNIDMIGRRDPAHKDSPDYCYLIGSDKLSTTLHKVSENANNTYTNLAIDYKYNDPKDPERIYYRSDHYNFAKHNVPIVFYFDGVHEDYHRVSDEVSKIDFPLLVKRAQLVFFTGWDLANRDIRPAVDVTNDMPSSR, encoded by the coding sequence ATGAAAAAAACTTTATTGTGCACTGCGGCCTTAACAGCTGCCGTGGGTGCTTTTGCGCAAAAAAACGCTACGGCGGTTAAATATGCGCAGGTAATTACGGCCGAAGATGCCAAAAAGCAGTTAAGCGTAATAGCCTCTGATGCCATGGAAGGCCGCGAGACTGGCAAACCCGGTGCTGATCGTGCAGCTAACTATTTAGCCGGCGAGTATAAAAAGATTGGTTTACTGCCTGCTAATAAGGGTTCTTACTTTTTAGATGTTCCATTAACTAATACCGCGTTTACCTTTAAGTCGTTTATGGTGAATGGCCACGAACTGGCTTATGGTAAAGATTATGTAGCCATGGGCGGTTCAGGTACTAAAACTATTAAAGCAAATGAAGTAGTATTTGCCGGCTATGGTACTGAGGCCGAAGTAACCAATGCCGATTTAACCGGCAAAGTAGTATTGATTATTGGCGAACCTAAACCCGGCACACAAACAACAGCCGATCCACGGCAACGCGCTAACTTTGGCAGCCAGGCTTTACGTAGCAAAAACCCCGCTTTGATTTTACTGGTGGGTAATGTACGCCCAGGCATGACAGGTAAAGTAAGCGAACGTTTGGCTTTAAAACGGAATGAGGAGACCGCATCAGCGCCACGCCAAGGTATGGCAAGGCCGCTAATGTTAACGATTACTCCTGCAGTTGCTGATCAGTTACTGAAAAGCAGCGGTAAAACTTTTGAGCAATTAAAAGCGGCTTCAGCCGAAACCACTACCGCTCAAACTATTAAAGCTGATGTTAGTGCTGATTATGCTACGGAGGTAAAAGATGCCAAAGCGGTAGATATTGTGGCTTACATGCCAGGTTCAGACCCGAAATTAAAAGACGAAGTGCTGGTGTTTTCAGCGCATTATGACCATATAGGCATGTTACCTGAAGGTACTCCTGGCGACCGCATTAACAACGGTGCTGACGATGATGGTTCAGGAACTACTGGTATTCTGGAAATTGCTCGTGCTTTCGCCCAAGCCAAAAAAGATGGTAAAGGCCCACGCCGTACCTTACTATTTTTAGGCAACGTAGGTGAAGAAAAAGGCTTACTAGGTTCTGAATACTATTCTGAACACCCGGTGTTCCCACTGGCTAATACCGTTACCGACTTAAATATTGACATGATTGGTCGTCGCGACCCGGCACACAAAGATTCGCCAGATTATTGCTACCTGATTGGTTCTGATAAATTGAGTACTACGCTGCATAAAGTCAGTGAAAATGCAAATAACACCTATACCAACCTAGCAATTGATTACAAGTACAATGACCCGAAAGATCCTGAGCGCATTTACTACCGTTCAGATCATTATAACTTTGCTAAGCACAACGTACCTATTGTATTCTATTTTGATGGAGTACATGAAGATTACCACCGTGTAAGCGACGAAGTAAGCAAGATTGACTTCCCTTTGCTGGTAAAACGTGCGCAACTGGTATTTTTTACCGGCTGGGATTTAGCTAACCGCGATATCCGCCCGGCTGTTGATGTAACCAACGACATGCCTAGCAGCCGGTAG
- a CDS encoding S9 family peptidase, whose amino-acid sequence MHKILLPALVVATTLSAQAQQSNTLTTKDYEHAESFMTYNTAPLIDHANVRPNWQPNDRFWYRDLTAQGSEYILVDPVKKTRTVAFDHQKLAMALSTATGKSYQAAMLPFQTISFSSDNRFVKFQAEGKSWKYNLQTQQVAEDTEPASNEAATGFGRRRGGAGNEVLSPDGKRAAFIKDYNLWVRDTKTNQQTQLTTDGVKDFGYATDNAGWSHSDRAILRWSPDSKKIATFQQDQRKVGDMYLVTTNVGHPELRSWKYPLPGDKNIAMIQRVIIDVDQPKVVRLQVQPDPHRATLSDDISSSGTFDDIDWNADASQLAFVSTSRDHKQEKFRIANATTGTVREVFEETIPTQYESGWGSINWRYLQKTNEIIWFSERDNWGHLYLYNASTGKLKNQITKGNWLVTQLLKVDEKNRLVYFLTTGRESENPYFSQLCRVGFDGKHFTVLTPEAGTHQVTFSPSGSYFVDTYSKPDMPPVTVLRNLNGKLLTTLEKTDVSRLTATGWKAPIPITVKAHDGKTDLYGLMFVPTHLDPNKKYPIIDYIYPGPQGGSIGTGGWSFGAATRDNQSLAELGFVVVAIEGTSNPLRSKSFHDMSYGNMSENTLPDQVTGIQQLAQKYAYIDINRVGIWGHSGGGFATAAAMFRYPDFFKVGISESGNHDNRNYEDDWGERYDGLVTASDYAAHANEIFAQNLKGKLMLAHGLMDDNVPPSNTLLVVEALEKANKDYDLVIFPNSAHGYGTYSYYMMRRRWDYFVKNLLGVEPPHEYRTKPKSDPRLGNRPQ is encoded by the coding sequence ATGCATAAAATTTTACTCCCGGCCTTGGTTGTAGCCACTACCCTGAGCGCACAGGCTCAGCAGAGCAATACTTTAACCACCAAGGACTATGAACATGCAGAAAGTTTCATGACCTACAACACGGCACCGTTAATTGATCATGCCAACGTACGCCCCAATTGGCAACCTAATGATCGTTTTTGGTATCGTGATCTCACCGCTCAAGGAAGCGAGTACATTTTGGTTGATCCGGTAAAAAAAACGCGCACTGTAGCGTTTGATCATCAAAAATTGGCTATGGCGCTTTCAACAGCTACAGGGAAAAGCTACCAAGCAGCTATGTTACCTTTTCAAACCATTAGCTTTTCATCTGATAACCGGTTTGTGAAATTTCAGGCAGAAGGTAAGTCATGGAAATACAACCTGCAAACTCAACAAGTAGCTGAAGATACAGAACCGGCAAGCAACGAAGCAGCAACCGGCTTTGGACGCAGACGTGGTGGTGCCGGTAATGAAGTTTTATCACCTGATGGCAAACGGGCGGCTTTTATTAAAGATTATAACTTGTGGGTACGCGATACTAAAACTAATCAGCAAACCCAACTTACTACTGATGGTGTAAAAGATTTTGGCTATGCAACTGATAATGCCGGCTGGTCGCACAGTGACCGGGCTATATTGCGTTGGTCACCTGATTCTAAAAAGATTGCTACTTTTCAACAAGATCAGCGCAAAGTGGGCGACATGTACTTGGTTACTACTAACGTAGGGCACCCAGAATTACGCAGCTGGAAATATCCACTACCTGGCGATAAAAATATTGCCATGATTCAGCGCGTAATTATTGATGTAGATCAGCCCAAAGTAGTACGATTGCAAGTACAGCCCGATCCGCACCGCGCTACCTTGAGTGATGATATATCCAGCAGCGGTACTTTTGATGATATAGATTGGAACGCGGATGCTTCACAATTAGCTTTCGTATCTACCTCACGCGATCATAAGCAGGAAAAATTCCGTATTGCCAACGCCACCACTGGCACTGTGCGTGAGGTGTTTGAAGAAACCATACCTACACAGTATGAGTCGGGCTGGGGCAGCATTAACTGGCGCTATCTGCAAAAAACCAACGAAATTATCTGGTTCTCGGAACGTGATAACTGGGGCCACTTGTACTTGTACAATGCTTCAACCGGTAAACTAAAAAACCAAATTACCAAAGGCAACTGGTTAGTAACCCAACTACTCAAGGTAGATGAGAAAAATCGCTTAGTGTACTTCCTGACTACAGGTCGTGAATCAGAAAACCCTTACTTTAGTCAACTATGCCGGGTAGGTTTTGATGGCAAACACTTTACGGTGCTTACTCCAGAAGCTGGCACCCATCAGGTCACCTTCTCACCTTCAGGTAGCTACTTTGTTGATACTTATTCTAAACCAGATATGCCGCCCGTTACAGTTTTGCGTAACCTAAACGGCAAGCTGTTGACTACTCTTGAAAAAACCGACGTTTCCAGATTAACTGCAACTGGCTGGAAGGCACCTATACCAATTACAGTAAAAGCTCACGACGGCAAAACTGACCTGTATGGGTTGATGTTTGTGCCTACTCATCTGGATCCCAACAAAAAATATCCAATTATTGATTATATCTATCCTGGCCCGCAGGGAGGTAGCATCGGTACTGGTGGTTGGTCTTTTGGTGCTGCTACTCGCGATAACCAATCATTAGCTGAATTAGGCTTTGTTGTAGTAGCCATTGAAGGCACCAGCAATCCGCTGCGCTCTAAGAGTTTTCATGACATGAGCTACGGCAACATGTCTGAAAATACCTTACCCGATCAGGTTACCGGCATACAGCAACTAGCACAGAAGTACGCCTATATCGACATTAACCGTGTGGGTATTTGGGGGCATTCAGGCGGCGGTTTTGCTACAGCAGCAGCTATGTTCCGTTATCCGGACTTTTTTAAAGTGGGTATCTCTGAATCGGGCAACCATGATAATCGCAATTATGAAGACGATTGGGGCGAACGCTATGACGGTTTAGTTACGGCATCTGACTACGCAGCACATGCCAACGAGATTTTTGCCCAAAACTTAAAAGGCAAACTCATGCTGGCCCATGGCTTGATGGATGATAACGTTCCGCCTTCCAACACACTATTAGTAGTTGAAGCTTTAGAGAAGGCCAACAAAGATTATGATTTAGTTATATTCCCGAATAGCGCGCATGGCTATGGCACCTATTCCTATTACATGATGCGCCGTCGCTGGGATTATTTTGTTAAAAATTTATTAGGTGTTGAGCCTCCTCATGAATACCGGACGAAACCTAAATCTGATCCCAGATTAGGCAACCGACCGCAATAA